Proteins co-encoded in one Lasioglossum baleicum chromosome 3, iyLasBale1, whole genome shotgun sequence genomic window:
- the LOC143207520 gene encoding uncharacterized protein LOC143207520 isoform X9: protein MVEANKAKMVNVPGTQQQQQQQQRPAALCFQTNIPRILRFFDKRPADSSTGVATKPPPAEGKLPPDDESQRGRFGWTSFDDCHIPYIFRSGEKYCAVRILESKLLNKYLSYLHSDIYSCTCIRSYYITEAESKLFTEINVKHCENQFGREQFTCKDLVVRLSDAKEFYTFLDVCYTKLTAGTNPNVSSGHKADKCGFIRINKESVVPYTVKDGLQYVPLFYFEGETENLKLKAEKLEGWDLSYLKFCCKVQGIRNELFASETCSVISLNDIKSYFPPGTGFEDYWPTKVMDSQLLVNSKGGGGGGGWTKQPPTPPATKPVSVQNNVNKATIDARATPMHNMLPCGSVANASQVQRTVSQPRPVTTTHPAHSSPTVLPSGRPNIVTQPILNTVQNVNGWTGLVGGQPTFQTALVSQANSIIRMPSSLNMHNQTVAVYTLEHLWRPQISAQPKNYSQQTSRSRGGGGSAAAQYSGVYPVTTMQTVAQAQPPPLVRATVHSSQPNLGYPTYGKDDWVTSTYTTPSLGVPNAVTASTYPQMLGLSEQVQALMPSPTSASTLLHPQSHTPSVHNASHAKYPPPLIPVNGNNNSARDSRGRKPLIPIPEAHISPCQVLPYKIQKALVEDKMVPCINFKPYINSELLMTLPDFVAHYFPGCDIDICRQVLTDVLHIDLYQGNRLQMKMLMEARKCSSFRDELPLIQVKSIMKYMPQLKYMLINRGDMAMPAPAHSSEEHPSKKRQRTS from the exons ATGGTGGAAGCAAACAAGGCGAAAATGGTAAACGTTCCAGGgacacaacaacaacaacaacagcaacaacggCCTGCAGCACTGTGTTTCCAAACGAATATACCAAGAATTTTAAGATTTTTTGATAAGAGGCCCGCCGATTCATCGACCGGCGTCGCGACGAAACCCCCTCCGGCTGAAGGGAAACTACCACCCGATGATGAGAGTCAAAGAGGCAGATTCGGATGGACGAGTTTCGACGACTGTCACATACCGTACATATTTCGCTCCGGCGAGAAATATTGTGCAGTACGAATCCTAGAATCTAAGTTGCTGAACAAGTACCTGAGCTACCTGCACTCGGACATCTACAGCTGCACGTGCATTAGGAGTTACTATATTACGGAAGCTGAGAGTAAACTGTTTACCGAGATCAATGTGAAACATTGCGAGAATCAGTTCGGCAGAGAACAATTCACGTGTAAAGATTTGGTGGTGCGTCTATCGGACGCGAAGGAGTTCTACACCTTTTTAGACGTGTGCTACACGAAATTAACTGCAGGTACAAACCCGAATGTATCCAGCGGCCACAAAGCGGACAAGTGCGGTTTCATCCGAATAAACAAGGAATCCGTTGTTCCTTACACTGTGAAAGATGGCCTTCAATACGTTCCCTTGTTTTATTTCGAGGGCGAGACTGAAAACTTAAAGCTGAAAGCGGAGAAACTCGAGGGGTGGGACTTATCGTATTTGAAATTTTGTTGCAAAGTACAGGGTATACGCAATGAACTGTTTGCGAGTGAGACATGCTCAGTGATTAGTTTGAACGACATTAAAAGTTATTTCCCTCCCGGCACTGGTTTCGAGGACTATTGGCCGACCAAAGTTATGGACTCTCAGTTGTTAGTGAATAGTAAAGGTGGTGGCGGGGGCGGTGGTTGGACAAAACAACCTCCGACACCACCAGCAACTAAACCTGTTTCTGTGCAAAATAATGTGAACAAAGCGACAATTGACGCACGTGCAACTCCTATGCATAATATGTTACCATGTGGATCAGTTGCCAATGCGTCTCAAGTACAACGTACTGTCAGCCAACCGAGGCCTGTCACAACTACGCATCCTGCGCATTCTTCGCCAACGGTGCTTCCCTCCGGAAGACCAAACATTGTGACACAACCAATTCTGAACACAGTGCAGAATGTTAACGGATGGACAGGGCTTGTTGGTGGTCAACCTACTTTTCAAACGGCACTTGTTTCTCAGGCAAATTCCATTATACGAATGCCGTCATCTCTAAACATGCACAAT CAGACAGTAGCAGTCTACACTTTGGAACATTTGTGGAGACCT CAAATATCTGCGCAACCAAAAAATTATTCACAACAAACAAGTAGAAGTAGAGGGGGTGGTGGCAGTGCAGCAGCTCAGTACTCTGGAGTATACCCAGTTACAACTATGCAGACTGTTGCTCAAGCCCAACCACCCCCTCTTGTAAGAGCAACAGTCCATTCCAGTCAACCTAATCTTGG TTATCCAACCTATGGGAAGGATGACTG ggTCACGTCAACATATACCACACCTTCTTTAGGTGTACCCAATGCTGTCACTGCGAGTACATACCCGCAAATGCTTGGTCTAAGCGAACAAGTACAAGCTCTAATGCCATCACCTACGTCAGCATCCACATTGTTACATCCGCAAAGTCATACACCGTCTGTACATAACGCATCTCATGCAAAGTATCCTCCACCGTTAATACCAGTTAATGGTAACAATAATAGTGCCAG AGACTCTAGGGGTAGAAAACCATTAATACCAATTCCAGAAGCACATATATCTCCCTGTCAAGTTCTACCTTATAAAATTCAGAAAGCACTCGTTGAAGATAAAATGGTACCATGTATTAATTTCAAGCCATACATCAACTCGGAATTGTTGATGACGCTTCCTGACTTCGTCGCTCATTATTTTCCTGGCTGTGACATTGATATTTGTCGACAAGTCCTCACGGATGTGTTACACATAGACTTATATCAAGGAAATAG GTTACAAATGAAAATGTTAATGGAAGCAAGAAAATGTTCATCCTTTCGCGACGAACTACCTTTAATTCAAGTGAAAAGTATAATGAAATACATGCCCCAGTTGAAATATATGTTGATCAATAGAGGAGATATGGCAATGCCGGCACCAGCGCATTCTTCAGAGGAACACCCATCCAAAAAGCGGCAACGCACCAGCTAG